In Crinalium epipsammum PCC 9333, the following are encoded in one genomic region:
- the cas6 gene encoding CRISPR-associated endoribonuclease Cas6 produces MSLTKRTRQPSTTKTNAALAVRSQKASAKPQLATLDPLTFPVDTEIVGIVLELAPQTTAKLNPQYTTRLHAWFLDQVRRYNPDLSAYLHDGESEKPFTISGLHGALVSRGKEWEITAGETYRWYVTVLSRPVVEWLANWLQAPPPEIVLETATLPIEAIAISHPPTTYTELFTADRPNPPTITLSFLTPTSFRRKKHHFPLPTPVNVFHSYLRRWNDFAGNKFDQEDFLAWIDEGAIIHHHRLESVKVTAGKKGSVTGFTGAIEYGLSSSAQKHTEYQQLFYALGRLAPYCGTGHKTTFGLGQTRWGWQISEDIASPPSIQTVLAQRIAELTEIFIAQRRRTGGDRAHQIAEIWATILARREMGESLQAIATDLEMPYETVKTYAKLSRRALKSE; encoded by the coding sequence ATGTCGCTAACTAAACGCACTCGCCAACCTTCCACCACCAAAACTAATGCAGCGCTAGCAGTGCGATCGCAAAAAGCCTCTGCAAAACCTCAACTTGCTACGCTAGATCCCCTCACTTTTCCAGTTGATACAGAAATAGTGGGAATTGTCTTGGAACTTGCACCGCAAACAACAGCAAAATTAAATCCTCAATACACCACTCGCTTACACGCTTGGTTTTTAGACCAAGTGCGCCGCTACAATCCCGATTTATCCGCCTATCTCCACGATGGCGAATCAGAAAAACCTTTTACAATATCAGGATTGCATGGGGCTTTAGTTTCTCGCGGGAAAGAGTGGGAAATTACCGCGGGAGAAACTTATCGTTGGTACGTGACGGTATTATCTAGACCTGTGGTGGAATGGTTAGCGAATTGGTTGCAAGCACCACCGCCAGAAATTGTCCTTGAGACAGCTACTTTACCAATTGAGGCGATCGCCATTTCCCATCCTCCCACTACTTATACTGAATTATTCACAGCTGATCGCCCCAATCCCCCAACTATTACTCTAAGTTTTTTGACTCCTACCAGCTTTCGACGCAAAAAGCACCACTTTCCCTTACCTACACCCGTAAATGTGTTTCACAGCTATTTGCGACGCTGGAATGATTTTGCAGGTAATAAATTTGACCAAGAAGATTTTTTAGCTTGGATCGATGAAGGAGCAATTATTCACCATCACCGTTTAGAATCGGTGAAAGTAACGGCTGGGAAAAAAGGTTCTGTCACCGGATTTACAGGGGCGATTGAATATGGTTTAAGCAGTAGCGCCCAAAAACACACCGAGTACCAACAGTTATTTTATGCTTTAGGGCGACTCGCGCCTTATTGCGGTACAGGTCACAAAACTACCTTTGGACTGGGACAAACGCGCTGGGGATGGCAAATTTCTGAAGATATCGCGTCGCCACCGTCTATCCAAACGGTTTTAGCACAACGCATTGCCGAACTAACTGAGATTTTTATCGCCCAGCGTCGGCGCACGGGAGGCGATCGCGCTCATCAAATTGCCGAAATTTGGGCGACAATCTTAGCGCGACGAGAAATGGGCGAATCTTTACAAGCGATCGCTACGGATTTAGAAATGCCTTACGAAACCGTAAAAACTTACGCTAAATTAAGCAGACGCGCTTTGAAATCAGAGTAG